One genomic segment of Drosophila melanogaster chromosome 3R includes these proteins:
- the CG10182 gene encoding uncharacterized protein translates to MVNIVGVVFLCGLGLISAGRLNDEDVLSDLQRVSQLKGLALDFVGQVKDFDVEELSTLETRVPSQEDMLCLSDLTALTTGLQSGQYWALKMFDSWGSIPSGLLTGNMYDLGNFDECLNINHGVSLGRTIQGKYCFLSVSLAQALGVQSSIIGHFKTATCLPASCSATYMNTFMGMVTKQLLNVSIPSSVMSISESSCQTSESVPWDGLTIFMIVILSVMGSLVALFTLWDYCLGKNQDQLPTIVKVFSARVNSRALFRIVEVNSSPNVIDCLHGIRCLSLMWVVFCHQYVMAALASNINIFHAISWEETPYASFILHGFFSVDSFFVLGGLLVALIPLRMMDRTKGKLNVPLMYLHRLIRIVPLLAIAIVMYLKLMPIVADGPRFGSGYSGTVDCENGWYWTLLFVNNYTEEKCLGHTWYLSVDMQLFILSPIMLIALYKWGKKAAAGIFVLIVLLSGCLFATIMVNKYSLVLKNFSMDAQKDLYFATHTHATPWLTGFLFGYSLHLNRGKKFQLSKVVAWSGWILCLAMIFTSIFALYPYAKWTGPDLSTFAEASYYTLTRVGWCMALCWVIFACMNGYGGLANSFLSSPLWQPLSRLSYSVYMWHMFFQEINIRSMRTNSYFSNYTIMLNFWSTFGFAVLFAYVMHLVIEAPFGGLDYFLRPKQKTPPLVKQKSQIDDNGHNNLEELKVTTPTPAEN, encoded by the exons ATGGTTAACATAGTCGGAGTAGTTTTCCTCTGCGGTCTTGGCCTCATCAGTGCCGGACGCTTGAATGACGAGGATGTTCTGTCAGATTTGCAACGCGTCAGCCAACTCAAAGGACTTGCCCTTGATTTTGTTGGTCAAGTAAAGGATTTTGATGTGGAGGAGTTGAGCACCCTGGAAACCCGAGTGCCAAGTCAGGAGGATATGCTGTGTCTAAGCGATTTGACTGCGCTTACGACTGGACTTCAAAGTGGCCAGTACTGGGCACTGAAAA TGTTCGATTCCTGGGGTTCAATACCATCTGGTCTACTAACGGGAAACATGTACGACCTGGGAAACTTCGACGAGTGCCTCAACATCAATCATGGAGTCAGCCTGGGCAGAACTATCCAGGGAAAGTACTGTTTTCTTTCAGTGTCTCTTGCCCAGGCGCTGGGAGTCCAGAGTTCGATCATCGGCCATTTTAAAACTGCCACTTGCCTACCGGCATCCTGCTCGGCAACTTATATGAACACGTTTATGGGTATGGTGACGAAACAACTGCTTAACGTCAGTATTCCCAGCTCGGTAATGAGTATCAGCGAATCCAGTTGCCAAACAAGTGAAAGTGTACCATGGGACGGACTCACCATTTTTATGAT AGTGATCTTATCGGTGATGGGCTCTTTAGTGGCTTTGTTTACCTTGTGGGACTACTGTCTGGGAAAGAATCAGG ACCAGCTTCCCACCATTGTAAAGGTGTTTTCGGCCAGGGTCAACTCTCGTGCTCTATTTCGCATTGTAGAGGTCAACTCTAGTCCAAATGTGATTGATTGCCTTCATGGAATTAGGTGCCTGTCGCTCATGTGGGTTGTCTTCTGCCATCAATATGTTATGGCAGCTCTTGCCtcaaatatcaacattttccATGCCATATCG tgggAGGAGACACCCTATGCCAGTTTTATTCTGCACGGCTTTTTCTCCGTGGATTCGTTTTTCGTCCTCGGCGGTCTATTAGTGGCTCTCATTCCGTTGCGTATGATGGATAG AACCAAAGGTAAACTGAACGTGCCTTTGATGTACCTACATCGCTTGATCCGCATAGTTCCCCTTTTGGCGATAGCCATTGTGATGTATTTGAAACTCATGCCCATCGTAGCTGACGGACCTCGATTTGGCAGTGGGTACTCGGGAACAGTGGATTGCGAAAATGGTTGGTATTGGACTTTGCTCTTCGTGAATAACTACACCGAAGAAAAG TGTCTGGGTCATACTTGGTATCTGTCGGTGGACATGCAGCTGTTCATTCTATCGCCGATCATGCTGATCGCGCTCTACAAGTGGGGAAAGAAAGCAGCTGCAGGCATTTTTGTCCTAATCGTTTTACTTTCCGGCTGTCTCTTCGCCACCATAATGGTGAACAAGTACTCCTTGGTGCTTAA GAATTTTTCAATGGATGCACAGAAGGATTTGTATTTTGCTACACATACCCATGCTACGCCTTGGCTGACAGGATTTCTCTTTGGCTACAGTCTGCACTTGAACAGGGGAAAGAAGTTCCAGCTTAGCAAGGTAGTTGCGTGGTCAGGATGGATCCTTTGCCTGGCCATGATCTTCACCTCGATCTTTGCCCTCTACCCCTACGCCAAGTGGACGGGTCCAGATCTGTCCACCTTTGCGGAGGCTTCCTACTACACGCTCACTCGTGTCGGCTGGTGCATGGCCCTCTGCTGGGTGATCTTCGCCTGCATGAATGGATACGGAGGACTGGCCAATAGTTTTCTCTCCTCCCCGCTTTGGCAACCGCTCTCTAGACTATCCTATTCCGTCTACATGTGGCACATGTTCTTCCAGGAAATCAATATCAGAAGTATGAGAACCAATTCATATTTCTCGAACTACACCATT ATGCTCAACTTCTGGTCCACATTTGGATTTGCCGTGCTGTTTGCTTATGTGATGCACTTGGTAATTGAGGCGCCTTTTGGTGGTCTCGATTACTTCCTgaggccaaaacaaaaaactccCCCTCTGGTTAAACAGAAATCCCAGATAGATGACAACGGACACAATAACCTTGAGGAGCTCAAAGTAACGACTCCAACACCTGCTGAAAATTAG
- the CG33337 gene encoding uncharacterized protein, with translation MVKILSFILLSGLVLIGAIQSEDRSVLEEYQRLRKLKPLGIEFADYFQNVTLNDLSLFDSRLPTQADLLCLNDLTKLVSALQGGQYWAFKMIDAWGGIPSGIFTGNVYDLGNFDECINIKKDSIRGKYCFLDVSPAKILGVESSLAGILKIKTATCFPASCSATHMNKFVDTILKRILNVSIPSTAMSISDDSCQTAESEPWSGLTILTIVILSLMGVIVAIATLYDYFLVKSQDQLHTAVKLFSARANSCALFRIVVNQSNPNVIECLHGIRCMSLFWVVWIHQYDNVFSAPNINRFRFLSWLQTPFTMFFLEGNFSVDSFFFIGGFLVSLNALGTMEKNNGKINVPRMYIRRFIRIFPILAMSILVYTQLTGVLGDGPLFKGGYSKKASCAKTWYMTLLFVVNFANDMCLDHTWYLAVDMQLFLISPILLFALYKWGKKAAAAIGVLIVLLSGCLFATMMVNHYSIKSLDFSLQKKTYFYTHTHAAPWLIGFLYGYFVFLNKGRKFKMNWIAVWSGWILCLAMLFTSIFALYPKLESGKPWLMTTLEVSSYYTLTRVGWPMAVGWVVFACMQGYGGMANTFLSSPLWQPISKLSYSIYIWHSFIQEINKRIVRTNTYFSNYQVMLNFWSTMGFTVLFSYLLYLLIEAPIGGLDRLLRPKKKAPAENKPMTNSDRVGEGHGHDVDLSNQRELEGNDSSADQLAEKSQ, from the exons ATGGTTAAAATTCtcagttttattttgcttAGTGGGCTGGTGCTCATCGGTGCCATACAGTCTGAGGACAGAAGTGTCCTGGAAGAATACCAGCGCCTGAGGAAGCTCAAACCGTTGGGTATTGAGTTTGCCGATTACTTTCAAAATGTAACGCTAAATGATTTGAGCCTGTTTGACTCGCGATTGCCCACACAGGCGGATCTTCTGTGCTTAAATGACTTAACTAAGCTTGTCTCGGCTCTTCAAGGTGGACAATATTGGGCATTCAAAA TGATTGACGCATGGGGAGGCATACCATCTGGTATTTTCACCGGTAACGTGTATGACTTGGGAAATTTCGACGAGTGCATCAATATCAAGAAGGACAGCATACGTGGAAAATACTGCTTTTTAGACGTTTCACCCGCGAAAATATTGGGAGTTGAGAGTTCATTAGCCggaatattgaaaattaagaCGGCTACATGCTTTCCGGCTTCCTGTTCGGCCACTCACATGAACAAGTTTGTGGATACGATTTTAAAAAGGATACTGAATGTGAGTATACCCAGTACAGCCATGAGTATCAGCGATGATTCTTGCCAAACAGCTGAAAGCGAGCCCTGGAGTGGACTAACGATTTTAACAAT AGTCATACTGTCACTGATGGGCGTAATCGTGGCTATAGCTACGTTGTACGATTACTTTTTGGTCAAGAGTCAGG ATCAACTTCACACGGCTGTCAAGTTGTTTTCAGCCAGGGCCAACTCTTGTGCACTTTTCCGCATTGTGGTAAATCAATCGAACCCGAATGTAATTGAATGCCTTCACGGAATTCGGTGCATGTCCCTTTTCTGGGTGGTTTGGATTCATCAGTATGATAATGTGTTTTCTGCGCCAAACATTAATCGATTTAGATTTCTTTCG TGGCTTCAAACGCCTTTCACAATGTTTTTTCTGGAGGGAAATTTTTCAGTCGATTCATTTTTCTTTATCGGAGGTTTCTTGGTTTCATTAAATGCACTGGGAACAATGGAAAA AAACAATGGCAAAATTAATGTTCCAAGAATGTATATACGCCGTTTCATCCGCATTTTTCCTATTCTGGCTATGTCTATTCTGGTCTACACACAACTTACAGGTGTTTTGGGGGATGGGCCACTTTTCAAGGGCGGATATAGTAAGAAAGCATCATGTGCAAAAACTTGGTACATGACCTTGCTTTTCGTTGTTAACTTCGCAAATGATATG TGCCTAGATCATACCTGGTATTTGGCGGTGGACATGCAGCTTTTCCTCATATCTCCTATCCTGCTATTTGCTCTTTATAAATGGGGCAAgaaggctgctgctgctatcGGCGTTCTAATAGTTTTGCTATCTGGATGCCTGTTTGCCACCATGATGGTCAACCACTATTCTATAAAGAG TCTTGACTTTTCCTTGCAAAAGAAAACGTATTTCTACACCCATACTCACGCTGCTCCGTGGCTCATTGGATTCTTGTATGGCTACTTTGTGTTCTTGAATAAGGGAAGAAAGTTTAAAATGAACTGGATAGCGGTCTGGTCGGGATGGATTCTTTGCCTGGCTATGCTCTTTACCTCGATCTTCGCACTCTATCCGAAACTTGAGTCGGGAAAGCCTTGGCTAATGACCACCCTCGAAGTGTCATCTTATTACACCCTTACCCGTGTGGGCTGGCCCATGGCAGTTGGTTGGGTGGTCTTTGCCTGTATGCAAGGATACGGCGGGATGGCCAATACTTTTCTCTCCTCTCCGCTGTGGCAACCTATTTCCAAATTATCATATTCCATCTATATATGGCACAGTTTCATCCAGGAAATAAACAAACGAATTGTTAGAACAAATACGTACTTTTCGAATTATCAAGTG aTGCTTAATTTCTGGTCAACCATGGGATTCACTGTGCTTTTTTCCTATCTCCTGTACTTGCTAATTGAGGCGCCTATTGGTGGACTTGACCGCCTTTTACGCCCAAAAAAGAAAGCACCAGCAGAGAATAAGCCGATGACGAACTCAGACCGAGTGGGCGAAGGCCATGGACATGATGTTGACTTAAGCAACCAAAGAGAACTGGAAGGTAATGACTCAAGTGCTGACCAACTCGCTGAAAAGTCTCAATAA